One Prosthecobacter debontii DNA window includes the following coding sequences:
- a CDS encoding endonuclease/exonuclease/phosphatase family protein, whose product MAKPRSFLAASVRFEGVFDVVLLLGLSGAWLGLLGRFHWALDLLSHFRWQYLCLCLGLVAWALFRRRQVLLVVAMSTLLLNGWLIGSLALQTSQYRVPQGDRLRVVSLNVLTSNSNKEDVLEYLRQKKPDVIFLMEVDAGWTQALQALRSDYPHGLVRDQTDNFGVALLSRVPLRDVQLFITHGSDMPSIHASLNYEGRDLIILGTHPLPPMNGGMARSRDAQLRGVADWVRQSPVPVLVMGDLNATPWSHGMRVLRAGNSLAYRCPDPAWQPTWNPNTPFAVPIDHALCTPPLIIASRKIGPDVGSDHRPQELEITWE is encoded by the coding sequence ATGGCTAAACCGCGCTCTTTCCTGGCCGCTTCGGTTCGTTTCGAAGGTGTGTTCGATGTCGTGCTTTTGTTAGGCCTCAGTGGTGCTTGGTTGGGACTGTTGGGTCGTTTTCATTGGGCGTTGGATTTGCTCAGCCACTTTCGCTGGCAGTATTTGTGCTTGTGCTTGGGGCTCGTCGCTTGGGCTCTTTTTCGGAGGCGTCAGGTGCTGCTGGTGGTGGCTATGAGCACACTGCTGCTGAACGGATGGCTTATCGGGAGCCTTGCTTTGCAGACAAGTCAGTATCGTGTCCCCCAAGGGGATAGATTGCGAGTGGTGAGCCTCAATGTTCTGACCTCGAATTCCAACAAGGAAGATGTTCTTGAATACTTACGCCAAAAGAAGCCTGATGTGATCTTTCTCATGGAGGTGGATGCGGGTTGGACTCAGGCGCTACAAGCGTTGAGGTCTGATTATCCCCATGGTTTAGTGAGAGATCAGACCGACAACTTTGGCGTGGCGCTTTTGAGCCGTGTACCTCTCAGGGATGTTCAGCTTTTCATCACTCATGGGTCAGACATGCCTTCGATTCATGCTTCGTTGAATTATGAGGGGCGTGATCTCATCATCCTGGGCACACATCCGCTACCACCGATGAATGGGGGAATGGCACGCAGTCGGGATGCGCAGCTGCGCGGGGTCGCTGACTGGGTCAGACAATCTCCGGTGCCCGTGCTGGTGATGGGAGATCTGAATGCCACCCCGTGGTCGCACGGGATGAGAGTTCTACGAGCGGGTAACTCTCTGGCTTACCGTTGCCCTGACCCGGCATGGCAACCGACGTGGAATCCCAACACGCCATTCGCTGTGCCCATTGATCATGCTCTCTGCACACCGCCTTTGATCATCGCAAGTCGGAAGATCGGGCCCGATGTGGGGTCTGATCATCGGCCTCAAGAGCTGGAGATCACCTGGGAGTGA
- a CDS encoding SdpI family protein, with protein sequence MKTKLHHFLREEWLQLLLLIIPIAAAFIAMPYATDRVPMQWNLQGQVNWHASKTWGLLVMPGAMLITFALIFWLESRDRQRHRSSDGELSSHGKATRLIRLGISLMLAAITIIQITAALGHRPDVGRWVVTLTALLLAFMGNFFGKLKPNKYVGIRIPWTLKSEHVWRQTHRLAGWVWTSSSLIVAALGWILPTATLHQELTYIWMFFLVVVPIAFAGYEAHQEKKRLSLT encoded by the coding sequence ATGAAAACCAAGCTTCATCATTTCCTCCGCGAAGAATGGCTTCAGCTTTTGCTGCTCATCATCCCCATCGCGGCGGCCTTCATAGCCATGCCCTATGCGACGGATCGCGTGCCCATGCAGTGGAATCTACAAGGCCAAGTCAATTGGCATGCGTCTAAAACTTGGGGACTCCTGGTAATGCCCGGAGCCATGCTCATCACCTTTGCTCTCATTTTCTGGCTCGAGAGCCGTGACCGCCAGCGCCACCGTTCTTCCGATGGAGAACTTTCATCCCATGGCAAAGCCACACGCCTCATTCGTCTCGGCATCAGTCTGATGTTGGCTGCGATCACCATCATTCAAATCACCGCAGCCCTCGGCCATCGCCCCGATGTGGGCAGGTGGGTCGTGACCCTCACCGCCTTGCTATTGGCCTTCATGGGGAATTTCTTCGGTAAACTCAAGCCTAACAAATACGTTGGCATCCGCATTCCTTGGACGCTGAAGTCCGAGCATGTCTGGCGGCAGACGCATCGCCTCGCAGGATGGGTCTGGACCAGCAGCAGCCTGATCGTCGCGGCCTTGGGCTGGATTCTACCCACAGCCACTCTCCACCAGGAGCTCACTTATATCTGGATGTTTTTTCTCGTGGTCGTCCCCATCGCCTTTGCGGGGTATGAAGCCCATCAGGAAAAGAAGAGGTTATCGCTGACTTGA
- a CDS encoding autorepressor SdpR family transcription factor, with the protein MNQLFKALNDPTRRQILELLKRGSLTAGEIAEACEVGKPTVSHHLDLLRQAELIEEERQGQFRRYHLNTSVVEDVMVWLRTLVETPRVAAKKAAAIKRLSPRTSNS; encoded by the coding sequence ATGAACCAGCTTTTCAAAGCCCTGAACGACCCCACGCGGCGTCAGATTCTTGAGTTGCTCAAACGAGGCTCGCTGACAGCGGGCGAAATCGCCGAGGCCTGCGAAGTGGGCAAGCCAACGGTTTCGCATCACTTGGATCTACTTCGTCAGGCCGAACTGATCGAAGAAGAGCGCCAAGGCCAATTCCGCCGTTACCATCTCAATACCAGCGTGGTGGAAGATGTGATGGTCTGGCTGCGCACGCTTGTCGAAACGCCTCGAGTCGCAGCCAAGAAAGCCGCTGCGATCAAAAGACTCTCACCCCGCACATCCAACTCATGA
- a CDS encoding tetratricopeptide repeat protein, translated as MSDSNSTNPFKDSRIPSVTILEHLITARQWEQLLAKASERLAYDGFDLPGHRASALALLNLYRAGDAYNHVCLLLSLNPDYDYHHLLAAQVASQQMKWSVARRHLAEALALNVENIDAHRLMAGVLVLLGETQQALIHADIALQLDAGNVHSWSTREMVIESQTAHLKHWQERFHVLGCGLAINPIDPFLQWRVGRILLSLEKNAAAEKWFGRALSQDPCNPLFISDWRDSVERRNFICRCLSYPWRQGRVFCGLFERFKSQPDTLGPQILAFQSWFIVLIWWVFSWFLIAPIGWFWRYFMLIHPSFDVSWQPRRWLRQQATFVRVLLMTITLAILGGGLYYSTPVECFNAWITLSLIHLGSTAFVTMLFVGARWLTSPSPPKSWLE; from the coding sequence ATGTCGGATTCCAACTCTACAAACCCATTTAAAGACTCAAGGATTCCGTCTGTCACAATTTTAGAGCATTTAATCACTGCAAGGCAGTGGGAACAGCTTTTGGCAAAGGCTTCAGAAAGACTTGCATACGATGGATTTGATCTGCCGGGACATCGAGCGTCAGCTTTGGCCTTGCTGAATCTTTATCGAGCTGGGGATGCATACAATCATGTTTGTCTCCTATTGAGTTTAAATCCAGATTATGATTATCATCATTTGTTAGCTGCTCAAGTTGCTAGTCAGCAAATGAAATGGAGTGTCGCTAGAAGACATCTTGCCGAGGCACTTGCTTTAAATGTCGAAAATATAGATGCGCACCGCCTCATGGCAGGAGTCTTGGTGTTGTTGGGAGAAACACAGCAGGCATTAATTCATGCGGATATAGCCCTCCAGTTAGATGCGGGCAATGTTCACTCATGGAGCACTCGTGAAATGGTTATCGAGTCTCAGACAGCCCATTTAAAACATTGGCAAGAGAGGTTCCATGTTCTTGGATGTGGTTTGGCAATTAATCCGATTGATCCGTTTTTACAATGGCGGGTAGGCAGGATCTTGTTATCACTTGAAAAGAATGCCGCTGCCGAAAAATGGTTTGGGCGTGCATTATCGCAAGATCCCTGCAACCCTCTATTTATAAGCGATTGGAGAGACTCGGTTGAAAGAAGGAATTTTATCTGCCGATGTCTGTCTTATCCATGGCGGCAGGGACGAGTCTTTTGTGGCCTGTTTGAGAGATTTAAATCACAACCCGATACCTTAGGACCTCAAATACTGGCTTTCCAGTCTTGGTTTATTGTCCTCATTTGGTGGGTTTTCTCTTGGTTTTTGATTGCTCCTATTGGTTGGTTCTGGCGTTATTTTATGTTAATTCATCCATCGTTCGATGTGAGCTGGCAACCACGTCGATGGTTGCGCCAACAAGCGACATTCGTTCGCGTGCTTTTGATGACTATCACATTGGCCATCTTGGGGGGAGGTCTATACTACTCAACACCTGTTGAGTGCTTCAATGCCTGGATTACCTTGAGTTTGATTCATTTAGGCAGCACAGCCTTTGTGACGATGCTTTTTGTCGGAGCAAGATGGCTGACATCTCCGAGTCCTCCGAAAAGTTGGTTAGAATAG
- a CDS encoding ABC transporter permease, whose protein sequence is MSSRTFWFCLTFMAAAYLLFWLLLIGASASYSDSQTWITTLAKPEIRYSIGLSLVTSTTAAVMASFVAIPIGYLMSRRTFPAKTWVDAALDIPIVLPPMVVGLCLLIFFQTQLGKAIETVLPFTYTIAGVILAQFVVAAAFAIRTVRSTFDHLSPRPEEVALTLGATRFQAFWQIGLPSARRGLIAAFCIAWARSLGEFGPILVFAGTTRFKTEVLPTTIWLELSAGNLETAVTISLLMILMAIIVLVIVRATGERI, encoded by the coding sequence ATGTCTTCTCGCACCTTCTGGTTCTGCTTAACTTTCATGGCCGCAGCTTACCTCCTTTTCTGGCTCCTGCTCATCGGGGCCAGTGCCAGCTACAGCGACTCGCAGACATGGATTACCACATTGGCGAAACCAGAGATCCGCTATTCCATCGGGCTGAGTTTGGTCACCTCCACCACGGCGGCCGTCATGGCCTCGTTCGTCGCCATTCCCATCGGCTATCTGATGTCTCGCCGCACCTTCCCAGCCAAGACCTGGGTGGATGCGGCTCTGGATATCCCCATCGTCCTCCCGCCCATGGTGGTCGGCTTGTGCCTGCTGATCTTTTTTCAGACGCAACTCGGGAAAGCCATCGAAACCGTACTCCCATTCACCTATACCATCGCAGGCGTCATCCTGGCGCAATTCGTCGTCGCGGCAGCCTTTGCCATCCGCACCGTGCGCAGCACCTTCGATCATCTTTCTCCCAGGCCGGAAGAGGTGGCCCTCACCCTGGGGGCCACGCGCTTTCAAGCCTTTTGGCAGATCGGCCTTCCCAGCGCAAGACGCGGCCTCATCGCCGCCTTCTGCATTGCCTGGGCACGTAGCTTGGGGGAGTTTGGCCCCATCTTGGTCTTTGCCGGCACCACTCGCTTTAAAACCGAAGTCCTTCCCACGACCATCTGGCTGGAACTCAGTGCCGGCAATTTGGAAACTGCCGTCACCATCAGCCTCCTGATGATCCTCATGGCCATCATCGTTCTCGTCATCGTCCGTGCGACAGGCGAGAGGATTTAA
- a CDS encoding substrate-binding domain-containing protein yields the protein MFLREQIQLGTWPQTLPGELELAKQLQVGRNTIRSALALLELEGWLTTRAGKRREVTGKIAPTEAARQTAVLLLAVPFHALSSTTLLWMEALRRSLEGIGWQLLTEVESAAYRRSPSTALEALAAKHPGVVWVLHRSTLAMQRWFETRRLPTILAGSRYAGVSLPQVDTDYRAVSRHAASRFVALGHRHLLVVGSRTALAGDEESITGFQEGAGPATVSLAYHNETPDGVVAVLRQSLEARPLPTGWFILRADHFATAQTWLLQHGVRLPAQISLVSRDDEPFLQHLYPEPTRYRRSAEAFARKLHRLIISGGKNGPLTHETPRLMPDFIRGATLGKAPPA from the coding sequence ATGTTCCTGAGAGAGCAAATCCAGCTCGGCACCTGGCCCCAGACTCTCCCTGGAGAACTGGAATTGGCCAAGCAATTGCAAGTAGGGCGTAACACCATCCGCTCAGCACTGGCCCTGCTTGAGCTTGAAGGATGGCTCACCACACGTGCGGGCAAAAGGCGCGAAGTCACAGGAAAAATCGCCCCCACCGAGGCTGCTCGGCAAACGGCAGTGCTACTCTTGGCCGTTCCATTTCATGCCCTCTCATCCACAACACTCCTCTGGATGGAGGCCTTACGTCGCAGCCTTGAGGGCATCGGCTGGCAGCTTTTGACAGAAGTGGAATCAGCAGCCTACCGCCGCTCTCCAAGCACGGCTCTAGAGGCCCTGGCGGCCAAACACCCTGGAGTCGTCTGGGTCCTCCACCGCTCCACTCTGGCCATGCAGCGCTGGTTTGAAACACGCCGCTTGCCCACCATTTTAGCCGGGTCCCGCTATGCCGGAGTTTCCCTGCCCCAAGTGGATACGGACTATCGCGCCGTCTCCCGCCATGCCGCATCCAGGTTTGTGGCCTTGGGACACCGGCATCTGCTCGTCGTGGGGTCTCGAACAGCTCTGGCAGGCGATGAAGAAAGCATCACCGGATTTCAGGAGGGTGCCGGGCCCGCCACCGTCAGCCTCGCTTATCATAACGAAACGCCAGATGGTGTGGTGGCCGTCTTACGCCAAAGCCTGGAAGCCCGACCTCTCCCAACGGGTTGGTTCATCCTCAGAGCAGACCACTTCGCCACAGCCCAGACTTGGCTGCTCCAGCATGGGGTGCGTCTTCCCGCTCAAATCTCCTTGGTCAGCCGCGATGATGAACCCTTCCTCCAGCATCTTTACCCCGAACCAACTCGCTACCGCCGCAGTGCGGAGGCCTTTGCACGCAAGCTGCATCGCCTGATCATTTCTGGCGGCAAAAATGGGCCTCTGACTCATGAAACACCGCGACTAATGCCTGACTTTATCCGTGGCGCTACTCTGGGAAAAGCACCTCCCGCTTAA
- the tmk gene encoding dTMP kinase, producing MTSSAGFFLSFEGSEGCGKSTQIRLLRERLERAGSQVEVLREPGGTAVGEEIRHLLQHAKAGEGMSSEAELLLFAASRAQIVREKIRPLLEAGAVVILDRFLDSTTVYQGMARGLPLESVRAINAFATGGTLPHLTLVLDMDPALARQRIQASGRPLDRMESQPLAFFEKVRAGYLKLAAEDPQRILLVDAARSPEMIHEEVWTQVQSRSRHAL from the coding sequence ATGACTTCTTCCGCCGGTTTTTTTCTCTCCTTTGAGGGCTCTGAAGGCTGCGGTAAGTCCACTCAGATCCGACTGCTCAGAGAGCGGCTGGAGCGGGCAGGAAGCCAAGTGGAAGTGCTTCGTGAGCCCGGTGGCACGGCAGTGGGTGAGGAGATTCGCCACCTCCTCCAGCATGCGAAGGCTGGAGAAGGCATGTCATCTGAGGCGGAGCTTCTCCTCTTTGCCGCCAGCCGTGCGCAGATTGTCAGGGAAAAAATCAGGCCCTTACTCGAGGCGGGCGCGGTCGTGATTCTGGATCGCTTTTTGGACTCCACAACGGTCTATCAGGGCATGGCTCGGGGGCTCCCGCTGGAGAGTGTGCGGGCCATCAATGCCTTTGCCACCGGAGGCACCCTGCCCCATTTGACCCTCGTTTTGGATATGGACCCCGCGTTGGCCCGGCAGCGTATTCAAGCCTCAGGCCGTCCCCTGGATCGGATGGAAAGCCAGCCCTTAGCATTCTTTGAAAAGGTCCGTGCGGGCTATCTCAAACTGGCCGCAGAAGATCCTCAGCGCATCCTTTTAGTGGACGCCGCACGCTCACCGGAAATGATTCACGAAGAGGTCTGGACTCAGGTCCAATCCCGTAGCCGCCATGCCCTTTAA
- the hisI gene encoding phosphoribosyl-AMP cyclohydrolase: MIPTPPFEFAARDSKQTIEEGLAFAPKFDENGLIVAMAVDAHTDEALMLAYMNEESLRLTLEKGQAVYWSRSRKEIWHKGATSGEFQEVVEIRTDCDQDALVLRVIQHGGGCCHTKRNNCFYRKLVVPKNGGLVKLAMVE, encoded by the coding sequence ATGATACCCACTCCACCTTTTGAATTCGCGGCTCGTGATTCGAAGCAGACCATCGAAGAAGGTCTGGCCTTCGCTCCTAAATTTGATGAGAACGGTCTCATCGTGGCCATGGCGGTGGATGCTCATACCGACGAGGCCCTGATGCTGGCTTACATGAATGAGGAATCCCTGCGTTTGACTTTGGAGAAAGGACAAGCTGTGTATTGGAGCCGCAGCCGTAAGGAGATTTGGCACAAAGGAGCGACCAGCGGAGAATTCCAGGAAGTCGTCGAGATCCGCACCGACTGCGATCAGGATGCCCTGGTTCTGCGCGTCATCCAACACGGTGGGGGATGCTGCCACACCAAGCGCAACAACTGCTTCTATCGCAAGCTCGTGGTACCTAAAAACGGTGGCCTCGTGAAACTGGCGATGGTGGAGTAA
- a CDS encoding energy transducer TonB, translated as MHPSLQFCSFLTVFLGIASCSAPTPKRQAFPLLDRTVQAHVKAGDQVLYPQLVYSPKPEYPVLPASGSVWAVMRVDRSGQVSEIKVIGTAPKTYVASIERALSQWKFKPGSIAGCPTEFPMQVKISFAESANPEAVNAAKSQQGLIFDFRHWLIRSSFPELIDEIEMKERRGEKLVRPKLAKAPSNIKHPDPTKTGIVFTTFIINAKGRPENIHIFGDVPAEFRETISNAILSGEYKPATLNGKPHACPTGMPFKFITHGYSDE; from the coding sequence ATGCACCCATCTCTTCAGTTCTGTAGCTTTTTAACCGTATTTTTGGGAATCGCCAGTTGCTCCGCTCCAACACCTAAACGCCAAGCATTTCCTCTCCTCGACCGAACAGTTCAGGCTCACGTCAAAGCGGGAGACCAAGTCCTTTACCCCCAGCTTGTTTATTCACCCAAACCTGAGTATCCCGTCCTCCCAGCTTCGGGCAGCGTTTGGGCCGTCATGCGGGTGGATCGTTCTGGCCAAGTCAGTGAGATAAAGGTGATTGGAACTGCTCCAAAAACCTATGTAGCATCCATTGAGCGGGCGCTCAGTCAGTGGAAATTCAAGCCTGGCAGTATCGCGGGGTGCCCAACGGAATTTCCGATGCAGGTGAAAATCTCTTTTGCCGAATCTGCCAATCCCGAGGCAGTCAATGCGGCTAAAAGCCAACAAGGTCTTATTTTCGATTTCCGTCACTGGCTTATTCGAAGCAGCTTTCCGGAACTCATTGATGAAATCGAGATGAAGGAACGCAGGGGAGAAAAGCTAGTGCGGCCTAAATTGGCTAAAGCGCCCAGCAATATCAAACACCCTGATCCGACAAAGACGGGAATAGTATTCACAACTTTCATTATTAATGCTAAAGGACGTCCCGAAAACATTCACATTTTCGGTGACGTACCCGCAGAGTTTCGCGAAACGATTTCCAACGCCATCCTCAGCGGCGAATATAAACCCGCGACGCTGAACGGGAAACCGCACGCATGCCCAACAGGTATGCCGTTCAAATTTATCACTCACGGCTATTCGGATGAATAG
- a CDS encoding energy transducer TonB: MTTSITLLFPAFIILSMLVGCTTNSALKMPQGVDNTYTRAYAEWQSYQKQGIPTQDPRIIKTVTPRMPESFLKRPHAKNKHTSVTVNVLAIINEQGTAEGIAIYGEGSEEFRPAIEKALRHWVFKPALLRGKPHTSCIKFPIRFVIR, encoded by the coding sequence ATGACGACCTCCATCACATTGCTTTTCCCAGCTTTTATCATTCTTTCGATGCTCGTAGGGTGCACAACCAATTCTGCGCTCAAGATGCCTCAAGGCGTCGACAACACATATACTCGCGCCTACGCTGAGTGGCAGAGTTACCAGAAACAGGGAATACCGACTCAAGATCCCAGAATTATAAAAACGGTGACCCCACGCATGCCTGAGTCGTTTTTGAAAAGACCCCACGCAAAGAACAAGCACACCTCTGTGACAGTGAATGTCTTGGCTATTATTAATGAGCAAGGAACAGCAGAGGGGATTGCTATTTATGGCGAAGGCTCAGAAGAGTTTCGTCCCGCTATTGAGAAGGCCCTACGTCACTGGGTTTTCAAACCGGCCCTCCTTCGGGGAAAACCACACACCTCGTGCATCAAATTTCCGATTCGTTTTGTCATACGCTGA
- the sucD gene encoding succinate--CoA ligase subunit alpha, producing the protein MAILVDTDTRILVQGITGDFGSRHAKASLDYGTQLVAGVTPGKGGQSFDHGSHKVPVFDTVSQAAKETGATVSVIFVPPPFAADAILEGVDAGLDLVVAITEGIPVNDMIKVKAAMKGSKTRLIGPNCPGLVTPGLGEKSHGGCRIGIAPGYIHKRGNVGVVSRSGTLTYEAVWQLTTRGYGQSTCVGIGGDPVNGTNHLDILKMFNEDPETEAIIMIGEIGGNAEVEAGRWAKDNCKKPIAAFIAGATAPPGRRMGHAGAIIGGAEDTAEAKKRILSECGISVADSPADMAAALLKVWGK; encoded by the coding sequence ATGGCCATTCTCGTTGATACTGACACCCGCATCCTTGTTCAAGGCATCACGGGGGACTTCGGTTCCCGCCACGCCAAGGCTTCTCTCGACTACGGAACCCAGTTGGTGGCCGGTGTGACCCCAGGGAAGGGGGGACAATCCTTCGACCATGGCAGCCATAAGGTGCCCGTGTTCGATACGGTGTCTCAGGCTGCTAAAGAAACCGGTGCAACGGTCAGTGTGATTTTCGTGCCTCCTCCCTTCGCCGCAGACGCCATCCTCGAAGGGGTGGACGCTGGTCTGGATCTGGTGGTCGCCATTACCGAAGGCATTCCCGTCAATGACATGATCAAGGTCAAGGCTGCGATGAAAGGCAGCAAGACCCGTCTCATCGGTCCGAACTGCCCAGGTTTGGTCACTCCAGGCCTCGGCGAAAAATCCCACGGTGGCTGCCGTATCGGCATTGCTCCAGGCTACATCCACAAGCGTGGCAATGTAGGCGTGGTGAGCCGTTCCGGCACCCTCACCTATGAGGCCGTGTGGCAGTTGACCACTCGCGGCTACGGCCAGAGCACCTGCGTCGGCATCGGTGGTGACCCTGTGAATGGCACCAACCATCTGGACATTCTGAAGATGTTCAATGAAGACCCCGAAACTGAAGCGATCATCATGATCGGGGAGATCGGTGGTAACGCCGAAGTGGAAGCCGGGCGTTGGGCCAAAGACAACTGCAAGAAACCTATCGCTGCCTTCATTGCGGGTGCTACAGCCCCTCCTGGACGCCGCATGGGCCACGCTGGTGCGATCATCGGCGGTGCCGAAGACACCGCTGAGGCTAAGAAACGTATCCTCAGTGAGTGTGGTATTTCTGTGGCCGATTCTCCTGCTGATATGGCTGCAGCGCTGCTTAAGGTCTGGGGCAAATAA